A single region of the Salvia miltiorrhiza cultivar Shanhuang (shh) chromosome 8, IMPLAD_Smil_shh, whole genome shotgun sequence genome encodes:
- the LOC130999073 gene encoding zinc finger CCCH domain-containing protein 12-like yields the protein MDYRRENRLSSGDVVHVLSGSSRNPVNESWEPGFVDQAVWATEDDYGMWNGEGSFDTNSNSSYDGARSGSEPPNKRSRGSNSGDGAASNRSKAIGKMFYKTKLCCKFRAGTCPYITNCNFAHSVEELRKPPDNWQEIVAAHEEERASSSEPREEFQIPIVGVSDETQRSYKGRHCKKFYTEEGCPYGENCTFLHDEQSKARESVAISLGPGSGNGNGNGNGGGSGYGASASGPTLKPSNWKTRICNKWELTGYCPFGSKCHFAHGAAELHNYGGGATDSEAKDPSTPDAKQPVRTSVDSGVAALPHAEGYHMGIPPQRLSNAIQRTGTRPNQKWKGPDKISKIYGDWIDDL from the exons ATGGATTATCGTCGTGAGAATCGATTATCTAGTGGCGATGTGGTTCATGTTCTATCCGGGAGCTCCCGGAATCCTGTCAACGAGAGTTGGGAACCCGGGTTCGTTGATCAAGCAGTTTGGGCCACAGAGGATGACTATGGGATGTGGAATGGAGAAGGCTCTTTCGACACCAATTCAAACTCGAGCTATGATGGGGCTCGTTCAGGAAGTGAACCACCGAATAAGAGATCAAGGGGTTCCAATTCAGGAGACGGGGCAGCTTCTAACCGGTCAAAGGCTATTGGAAAGATGTTCTACAAAACCAAACTGTGTTGCAAATTCCGGGCTGGGACTTGTCCGTACATCACCAACTGTAATTTCGCGCACAGTGTTGAGGAGCTCAGAAAACCACCGGATAATTGGCAAGAAATCGTGGCCGCACATGAGGAGGAACGAGCATCATCATCTGAACCAAGGGAGGAGTTTCAGATCCCGATTGTTGGGGTCAGTGATGAGACGCAGAGGTCTTATAAAGGAAGGCACTGCAAGAAGTTCTACACCGAGGAAGGCTGCCCTTACGGGGAGAACTGCACTTTCCTTCACGACGAGCAGTCCAAGGCCCGAGAAAGTGTGGCCATAAGCTTGGGCCCGGGCAGTGGCAATGGCAACGGCAATGGCAATGGCGGTGGCAGTGGATATGGTGCCAGTGCGAGTGGACCAACCTTGAAGCCTTCGAATTGGAAAACGAGGATTTGTAACAAATGGGAGCTTACTGGATACTGCCCTTTTGGAAGCAAATGCCACTTTGCTCACGGTGCTGCAG AACTACACAACTACGGTGGCGGGGCAACGGACTCGGAAGCTAAAGATCCATCAACTCCGGACGCCAAACAGCCTGTGAGAACATCGGTAGATAGTGGCGTTGCAGCTCTTCCTCACGCCGAAGGCTATCATATGGGAATCCCTCCCCAGAGGCTGTCCAACGCGATACAGAGAACCGGAACGAGACCTAATCAAAAATGGAAAGGCCCGGATAAGATCAGCAAGATCTACGGTGACTGGATTGACGACCTCTAG
- the LOC130999074 gene encoding mediator of RNA polymerase II transcription subunit 12 — protein MQRYHAGSCTSAVNNSAISGIQSRDASRADPSTLPPNFSLNSRRSAQPNQYKLRCDKESLNSRLGPPDYHPQTPNCPEETLTREYVQSGYRETVEGLEESREILLSQVQFFNNPTIAKCKEAIRKCHRAINESRAQKRKAGQVYGVPLSGTLLTKPGIFPEQRPCGEDFRRKWIEGLSQPHKRLRSLADHVPHGYRRKSPFEVLIRNNVPLLRATWFVKVTYLNQVRTTSSNSSSGYHDKTHVSRSEQWTKDIIEYLQCLLDEFLTRNNTHSALYARDRSSQMIFAGSVQQKGDSYPSLVDGEEPSLYNKWWYVVRIIHWHHAEGLVIPSLIIDWVLNQLQERELLSVLQLLLPIIYGVIETVVSSQTYVRTLVRIAFRFIQEPSPGGSDLVDNSRRAYTTAAVVEMLRYLVLAVPDTFVALDCFPLPASVISHVVNDGNFLSKMAEDAKKVKGGQIEVSSVLRDKNHDVQADSFSFQSVVSSIQKRSETLSRAAKPNHPGHNIAKALQVLDQALMHGDVGVSFNLLLENTWDEIYTEHWSAEVCPCLLTSLKHIGKATPSLLCSIFLICEWATCEFRDFRAAPPHGLKFTGRRDFFHIFIAIRLLKLKMATLNSSKPRNKDLVDIFESPSLLHDVIVCWIDQHEVHNREGFTRVQLLIRELMRSGIFNPLAYGRQLIVSGIMDGIGPMVNLEKRKRHYKLLKQLPAHYIRDALEEAQLAEPPILLEAMNVYSNERRLLLDGLLGVSKFTPGVRNVAKKKRHFHMSENGSGSPSSVDQWYFQATSKLSTDVDMDVKLEELKASISALLQFPNPSSSADTGVDESQVSTKRPGGVYNRTDGVEESSGCEECRRAKRQKLSEEMSSILQSNPADDEEIWWIKKGLQYMESYKAEPPPKPAKQTSRSRQKSVRKTQSLAQLDAARIEGSQGASTSHVCESRIGCPHHRSVSDDITKSVDVARKPPSGDIVSIGKLLKQMRFVEKRKLSVWLISAVKHLIEEAERTVPKVGQYGRTFPANDGRSSIYWRLGEDELSAILYLMDVCHEYTSATRFLLWLLAKIPNNPASAIPSRSIMMLPRNVDNDVYNIGEAFLLSSIRSYENIIVAADLIPETLSATMHRAATFLASKGRVVSASPALVYARQILKKYSNVTSVVEWEKTFKSTCDKRQSSEIDSAKSSEGDFGFTLGVPNGVEDLDDYFRQKITGAARVSRVGLSMKEIVNKHVDEAFQYFYSKDRKPYGAGTNKIPSMEKWEDGYPLAQKIVQGLIDCMRQTGGAAQEGDPSLVSSAIAAIVNNVGQVIGRIPDLSASSNHSNVPSSSGSLNFARRILRVHITCLCILKEALGERQSRVFEVALATEASSALLQTFAPGKAPRSQFQMSPESLDFNSNLPNDSLNHSNKAALGRAARITAVSALVVGAILQGVASLDRMVTLFRIKEGLDLMQFARSLKTNMNGNARSMGVSKIDNLIEVSVIWFRVLVGNCRTVCDGLIVELLGEASVVALSRMQRMLSLNLVFPPAYSIFAFVIWKPILDASVGVREDSHQLSQSLAAAVGDAIKHLPFREICFRNAHGLYDLIAADTLDSEFVSMLQSCGTDSNLKAAALAPLRSRLFLDALIDCKMPEPVIRLDGGNWISGQGELKKQCAENVKKLMGRLVHVLDTLQPAKFHWQWIELRLLLNEQAVNEKIMENDISLTDAIRSLSPHPDKNTASENESNFVQIILTRLLVRPDAAPLFSEAVHLLGKSLEDSMLSQAKWLLRGAEVLYGKKTIWQKVMNIAADIKELSVKPQYWKPWGWLHADTNSVSSKGERLKSEVGALEEGEVVDEGADANHSGKGHGLSVVDGSVASQQHLTERALIELILPCVDQGSDDLRNSFASEMIKQMSNIEQQINTVTRGGGKSASIPSPAIGSPANKSGSRKSAKSGSPGIPRQSAVSADTVPPSPAALRASMTLRLQFLLRLLPIICGDREPSSRNMRYVLASVILRLLGSRVVHEDSSHYVNTALTSSNRDAESLMESYTSTTFLCGESLFDCLLLVLHVLLSSYQPSWLKLKSESKSTESSKDYAAFDREVAESLQNDLDHMELPETIRWRIQSALPILAPPVRSSLSCQPPSVPPTALACLQPSNPVTVLNPCNSNPPQRNLGLPGRTNMKTKSQISQPDLDTEIDQWTLLEDGAGSGQPSPSSAGIGSSDHANFKASFLLKGAVRVRRTDLTYIGAVDEDS, from the exons ATGCAAAGGTATCATGCTGGCAGCTGCACTAGTGCAGTCAATAACAGTGCAATTTCCGGAATACAGTCAAGGGATGCATCCCGTGCTGACCCATCAACTTTGCCTCCTAACTTCTCACTAAATTCAAG ACGCTCTGCACAGCCAAACCAATACAAATTGAGGTGTGACAAGGAATCATTGAACTCCAG ACTTGGGCCACCTGACTATCACCCGCAGACTCCAAATTGCCCTGAGGAGACACTTACCAGGGAGTATGTGCAATCTGGTTACAGAGAGACTGTTGAAGGACTTGAG GAATCCAGAGAGATCCTCTTATCTCAGGTTCAGTTTTTCAACAATCCAACTATTGCCAAGTGCAAAGAG GCAATCAGAAAATGTCATAGAGCAATTAATGAGTCTCGTGCCCAAAAGCGAAAG GCGGGTCAAGTTTATGGAGTGCCACTTTCTGGTACACTACTGACAAAGCCTGGTATCTTCCCTGAGCAAAGACCATGTGGAGAAGACTTCAGGAGGAAGTGGATTGAG GGTTTATCACAACCGCATAAACGATTGCGGTCATTGGCCGACCATGTCCCTCATGGCTACAGGAGGAAATCTCCGTTTGAAGTTCTTATTAGAAATAATGTTCCCTTGTTGAGAGCAACGTGGTTCGTCAAAGTAACTTATCTTAATCAG GTTCGGACGACCTCTTCTAATTCATCATCTGGGTATCATGACAAAACTCACGTTTCACGTTCGGAACAATGGACAAAAGATATTATAGAGTACTTGCAatgtcttttggatgaatttCTTACAAGAAACAATACTCATTCAGCATTGTATGCGCGGGATCGGTCTTCACAAATGATCTTTGCTGGTTCAGTGCAACAAAAGGGTGATTCGTATCCATCTCTTGTAGATGGTGAGGAACCTTCCCTGTATAATAAATGGTGGTATGTGGTGAGGATTATTCATTGGCACCATGCTGAAGGACTGGTCATTCCTTCTCTCATTATTGATTGGGTTCTGAATCAGCTCCAG GAAAGAGAATTGCTCAGTGTTCTCCAGTTGCTATTGCCCATTATATATGGTGTTATAGAAACTGTTGTTTCATCTCAGACTTATGTGCGTACACTGGTGAGAATTGCTTTTCGGTTCATACAAGAGCCTTCTCCTGGTGGTTCTGATCTTGTCGATAATTCTCGGCGTGCATATACTACTGCTGCTGTTGTTGAGATGCTTCGGTATTTGGTACTAGCTGTACCTGATACTTTTGTGGCTTTGGATTGTTTTCCCTTGCCAGCGTCTGTAATAAGTCATGTAGTAAATGATGGCAATTTCTTATCCAAAATGGCTGAGGATGCTAAGAAGGTGAAGGGTGGTCAAATTGAAGTATCCAGTGTACTTAGGGATAAAAACCATGATGTTCAAGCTGACTCCTTTTCATTCCAAAGTGTTGTCTCATCAATTCAAAAACGTTCAGAGACTCTTTCAAGAGCAGCCAAACCCAATCATCCTGGTCATAATATAGCAAAAGCCTTGCAGGTGTTGGACCAAGCTCTCATGCATGGGGATGTAGGAGTTTCTTTCAACTTGCTGTTAGAAAATACGTGGGATGAGATTTATACTGAACATTGGAGTGCTGAAGTCTGTCCCTGTTTACTTACATCACTTAAGCATATTGGTAAGGCGACACCATCATTACTTTGCTCCATTTTCCTCATTTGTGAATGGGCCACTTGTGAGTTTAGAGATTTTCGTGCTGCGCCTCCTCATGGTCTGAAGTTTACTGGTAGAAGAGATTTCTTTCATATATTTATAGCAATACGGCTTCTAAAACTGAAGATGGCAACCTTGAACAGTTCGAAGCCAAGAAACAAAGATCTTGTAGATATTTTTGAGAGTCCAAGCCTTCTGCATGATGTTATTGTATGTTGGATTGATCAGCATGAGGTGCACAATAGGGAAGGTTTTACAAGAGTGCAACTTCTAATAAGAGAGTTGATGCGATCTGGCATTTTCAACCCTTTGGCATATGGCAGACAGCTGATTGTAAGTGGAATCATGGATGGCATTGGACCTATGGTTAACCTGGAAAAGCGTAAGAGACATTACAAACTCTTGAAGCAGTTGCCTGCTCACTACATCCGTGATGCTCTAGAGGAAGCCCAGCTTGCTGAACCACCAATTCTCTTGGAAGCAATGAATGTTTACTCAAATGAACGGCGCTTGCTACTTGATGGGTTGTTAGGAGTCAGTAAATTTACTCCTGGTGTGAGAAATGTGGCTAAGAAGAAAAGGCATTTCCACATGTCTGAAAATGGAAGTGGCTCTCCATCTTCTGTTGATCAGTGGTATTTTCAAGCAACATCCAAATTATCAACAGATGTCGACATGGATGTCAAACTTGAGGAGTTAAAAGCTTCAATTTCGGCATTGTTACAATTTCCCAATCCTTCTTCATCAGCTGATACTGGAGTTGATGAATCTCAAGTGAGCACTAAGAGGCCTGGTGGGGTCTATAATAGAACTGATGGTGTTGAAGAATCATCTGGATGTGAAGAATGCAGAAGAGCAAAGAGACAAAAATTAAGTGAAGAAATGAGCTCAATCCTGCAGTCAAATCCAGCAGATGATGAAGAAATATGGTGGATAAAAAAGGGGCTCCAATATATGGAGTCATATAAAGCAGAACCGCCTCCTAAACCTGCCAAGCAGACCTCAAGGAGCAGGCAGAAATCTGTCCGGAAAACTCAAAGTCTTGCACAATTAGATGCTGCTCGAATTGAAGGTAGTCAGGGAGCATCTACAAGCCATGTATGTGAAAGTAGGATAGGGTGCCCTCACCATAGAAGTGTTTCTGATGACATTACAAAATCAGTGGATGTAGCCAGAAAACCGCCCTCTGGAGATATTGTTTCAATTGGAAAGCTTCTGAAGCAGATGCGGTTTGTAGAGAAGAGGAAACTGTCTGTATGGTTGATATCAGCTGTTAAGCACCTAATCGAAGAGGCTGAAAGGACTGTGCCTAAGGTAGGTCAATATGGTAGGACATTTCCTGCTAATGATGGTCGAAGCTCCATATACTGGAGGCTTGGCGAAGATGAACTGTCagcaattttatatttaatggaTGTTTGTCATGAATACACTTCAGCAACAAGGTTTCTTCTTTGGTTGTTGGCGAAAATTCCTAATAATCCTGCTTCTGCCATCCCCAGTAGGAGTATTATGATGCTTCCTAGGAATGTGGATAACGATGTCTATAACATTGGGGAGGCATTTCTTCTGTCATCAATTCGCAG TTATGAAAATATAATTGTTGCAGCTGATCTTATTCCTGAGACTTTGTCGGCCACAATGCATCGTGCTGCAACGTTTTTGGCATCTAAAGGCAGGGTGGTTTCTGCTTCACCTGCCTTAGTTTATGCTCGCCAAATTCTAAAGAAGTACAGCAATGTAACCAGTGTTGTTGAGTGGGAAAAGACCTTCAAATCCACATGTGATAAGCGACAGAGTTCTGAAATAGACTCTGCAAAGTCCTCAGAAGGGGACTTTGGCTTTACCCTTGGTGTCCCAAACGGAGTGGAAGATCTTGATGATTATTTCCGTCAAAAGATAACTGGTGCAGCACGGGTTTCTAGAGTGGGTTTGAGCATGAAAGAAATAGTTAACAAGCATGTGGATGAAGCTTTTCAGTACTTCTACAGCAAAGATAGAAAGCCTTATGGAGCTGGAACAAATAAAATCCCAAGTATGGAGAAGTGGGAAGACGGCTATCCCTTAGCTCAGAAAATAGTTCAGGGATTGATCGACTGCATGAGACAAACTGGTGGGGCTGCTCAGGAAGGCGATCCTTCGCTTGTATCTTCTGCGATTGCTGCTATTGTTAATAATGTTGGACAAGTAATTGGCAGGATTCCTGATTTATCTGCCAGCAGTAATCACTCAAATGTCCcttcctcttctggatccttaAATTTTGCAAGGCGCATTTTACGTGTTCATATCACTTGCCTATGTATATTGAAGGAAGCGCTTGGAGAACGTCAGAGCCGAGTCTTTGAGGTCGCTCTTGCAACAGAAGCTTCTTCTGCTCTCTTGCAAACTTTTGCACCTGGAAAGGCACCTCGCAGTCAGTTTCAAATGTCTCCTGAATCCCTTGATTTCAATTCAAATTTACCAAATGACTCTTTAAATCACTCCAATAAGGCTGCTCTTGGGAGAGCGGCAAGAATAACAGCTGTTTCTGCACTTGTTGTTGGGGCAATTCTCCAGGGAGTTGCTAGCCTGGATAGAATGGTTACCCTATTTAGGATTAAAGAAGGACTGGATCTAATGCAGTTTGCAAGGAGTCTGAAAACTAACATGAATGGAAATGCACGCTCCATGGGTGTTTCGAAGATTGACAACTTGATTGAAGTTTCAGTGATCTGGTTCAGGGTTCTTGTAGGAAACTGCAGAACAGTCTGTGATGGACTCATTGTGGAACTCTTGGGTGAAGCCTCAGTTGTAGCTCTCTCGAGAATGCAGCGAATGCTGTCTCTAAACCTGGTCTTTCCACCGGCCTATTCTATATTTGCCTTTGTGATATGGAAGCCTATACTTGATGCTAGTGTTGGAGTACGAGAAGATTCACATCAGTTGTCTCAATCGCTGGCCGCAGCTGTAGGTGATGCCATAAAGCACTTGCCATTCCGTGAGATATGTTTCCGCAATGCTCATGGCCTATATGATCTCATAGCTGCAGATACCCTTGATTCAGAATTCGTATCAATGTTACAGTCTTGTGGTACAGACAGCAACTTGAAAGCTGCTGCCTTGGCCCCTCTTCGTTCTAGGCTTTTTCTAGATGCACTCATAGATTGCAAAATGCCCGAACCTGTAATAAGATTGGATGGTGGGAATTGGATCTCTGGTCAAGGTGAATTGAAAAAACAATGTgcagaaaatgtgaaaaagcTTATGGGTAGGCTTGTACATGTTTTGGATACCCTGCAACCTGCCAAGTTCCATTGGCAGTGGATTGAGCTTAGGCTCCTCCTAAACGAACAGGCTGTTAACGAGAAGATTATGGAAAACGATATCTCCTTGACTGATGCAATAAGATCTCTCTCACCTCATCCCGATAAAAATACTGCTTCTGAGAATGAGAGCAACTTTGTCCAAATTATCCTCACCAGGTTACTCGTCAGGCCCGATGCGGCTCCCTTATTCTCTGAAGCTGTGCATCTATTGGGGAAGTCACTTGAGGATTCAATGCTGTCGCAAGCTAAATGGTTGCTCAGAGGTGCAGAAGTTCTGTATGGCAAGAAAACGATTTGGCAGAAAGTTATGAATATTGCTGCCGACATCAAAGAACTGTCTGTTAAGCCTCAATACTGGAAGCCATGGGGATGGTTGCATGCTGATACTAATTCAGTGAGTAGTAAAGGTGAGAGGTTGAAATCCGAAGTTGGTGCCCTTGAAGAAGGAGAAGTCGTTGATGAAGGGGCTGACGCTAACCATTCTGGAAAAGGACATGGCCTTTCGGTTGTTGACGGGTCGGTTGCGAGTCAGCAGCATCTGACAGAGCGAGCGCTGATTGAATTGATCCTTCCATGTGTGGATCAAGGCTCTGATGACTTACGTAATAGTTTCGCGAGTGAAATGATCAAGCAGATGAGCAACATTGAGCAACAAATAAATACAGTTACTCGTGGAGGTGGCAAGTCTGCATCAATCCCCTCTCCTGCGATTGGAAGTCCTGCCAATAAAAGTGGCAGTCGCAAGAGTGCGAAAAGTGGCAGTCCTGGGATACCAAGACAATCTGCCGTGTCTGCTGACACCGTTCCACCTTCTCCTGCAGCACTGCGAGCTTCCATGACATTGCGGTTGCAGTTCCTGCTGAGATTACTCCCTATTATTTGTGGAGATAG GGAGCCTTCAAGCCGTAATATGAGATATGTTCTTGCTTCAGTGATTTTACGTCTTCTCGGAAGCAGGGTCGTGCACGAAGATAGCTCCCACTATGTAAATACTGCACTGACTTCTTCGAATAGGGATGCAGAATCTCTTATGGAGAGTTATACATCTACGACATTTCTGTGTGGTGAAAGTCTTTTTGATTGTTTGTTGCTCGTGCTGCATGTGCTGCTGAGCAGTTACCAGCCAAGCTGGTTGAAACTGAAATCTGAATCCAAGTCCACTGAGTCCAGCAAGGACTACGCCGCTTTCGATCGTGAAGTGGCAGAAAGCCTGCAG AATGACTTGGATCACATGGAATTGCCCGAGACAATCCGGTGGCGTATCCAAAGTGCATTGCCAATTCTAGCACCACCCGTTCGATCTTCACTCTCGTGCCAGCCTCCGTCAGTACCGCCCActgccctcgcctgtctccaaCCGAGCAACCCAGTGACAGTGTTAAACCCCTGCAACTCAAACCCACCTCAGAGGAATTTGGGCTTGCCGGGGCGCACCAACATGAAAACAAAGTCACAGATATCGCAGCCGGACCTCGACACAGAGATCGACCAGTGGACCCTTTTGGAGGACGGGGCCGGGTCAGGCCAGCCCTCGCCCAGCTCTGCGGGCATCGGGAGCAGCGACCATGCTAATTTCAAGGCGTCCTTCTTGCTCAAGGGGGCTGTGAGAGTGAGGCGGACGGACCTCACGTACATCGGTGCAGTAGACGAGGACAGCTGA
- the LOC130999075 gene encoding uncharacterized protein LOC130999075: MAKKSQKRLLRHERGQAGCMSGLISIFHFRHGRSTKRLLSDRSRVNKQVVGGEYSGNQTVILDPTEKCESIKVAEESNMSMLDAAKTSVKELMEEEMYNEQGSGNPKGSATGLEHSNSNNGNHLKKRQKKRSRSRIKSSDLDVTELGKSEQLRPENCNQGQEQRPLDNLDLEMIMEELAQFNQRNVNGSKNELHGDLDIPSGQTVNVVEEKLVAAVILLAEQRLNCSKHFGEDGNDCCSKEFMDALKTLSLNKGLLLKLLKDPNSKLVKHVQNLEVARLGRDTITNSLPASSLSEDKPGKLKCDESSSRKQRNFFRRRTKSLESYPVAEDKDLQIHNKIVILKPGQAGAQSPQIDARVSSLRLQSPNMDDDKVQNDRSTSQFSFTEIKRKLRHAIGKERQGVSPDRFNLKYSPKHQNSNNGDKGNTGENICWSSPNRNHFYTERFLTSSPSFKKGEPVGKLKDGGSVAVNETSQYSRLGGSNIYVEAKKHLSEMLNNGGETPESVTRQLPKSLGRILSLPEYNNGTPCCSPRKYGDDIFVTTQIKLSPRAIIRNDVSGLLQENPNNHPSPRKQHLESQPDVSSSNCEDKIQSLDASDKITLRDDQEHFIEIQSVAEETFDPEAQSSAGIVADIEETAESKPQEEEKIITNFTESSNDLIGGDIDKENAREVDNTQVPSQLSVDSSPCFKLPFSGEDQLLSSPESPPRGPVSTEIEGSDCAVDKFERPSPISVLEPLFTDDDISPASSTSQPVEKEIQPRHIHFEEQSSASDQGICTRISLEDEESAFEYVEAVLLGSGLNWDEFLLRWISMYEILDSSLFDEVELFSSRPQHDQKLLFDCANEALKEVCEKYFGCFSGISMNIQPAPRGMDLIQEIWQRVDWHLLQLPHPHSLDQLINADLAGSRKWMDLQLDVELIVSEMGETIFTELVEETVLNFSDDTLECEFAVLQTESDAIEATNM; the protein is encoded by the exons ATGGCAAAGAAATCACAGAAGCGCCTTTTGAGGCATGAAAGAGGTCAGGCAGGTTGTATGTCGGGTTTAATTAGCATATTTCACTTCCGCCATGGGAGATCCACCAAACGTTTGCTTTCAGATAGAAGCCGTGTGAACAAGCAAGTAGTCG GCGGTGAATATTCAGGCAACCAAACTGTTATACTTGATCCGACTGAAAAATGCGAAAGCATCAAG GTCGCTGAAGAAAGTAATATGTCTATGCTTGATGCTGCTAAAACGAGCGTGAAGGAACTCATGGAAGAGGAGATGTATAATGAGCAGGGCTCTGGAAACCCTAAAGGTTCTGCTACGGGTTTGGAACATAGTAACTCAAATAACGGAAATCATCTCAAAAAACGtcaaaagaaaagaagcagAAGCCGCATCAAGTCTAGTGATCTGGATGTCACTGAGCTGGGCAAGTCCGAGCAGCTGAGGCCCGAGAATTGTAACCAGGGACAAGAGCAAAGGCCTTTAGATAATCTCGATCTGGAAATGATAATGGAAGAGTTGGCGCAGTTCAACCAGAGAAACGTGAATGGCTCGAAGAATGAACTTCATGGTGATCTTGATATACCGTCTGGTCAGACTGTTAATGTTGTTGAAGAAAAGTTGGTTGCAGCCGTAATACTGCTTGCAGAGCAACGGCTGAACTGCAGTAAGCATTTCGGAGAAGATGGGAATGATTGTTGCTCGAAAGAGTTCATGGATGCATTGAAAACATTGAGTTTAAATAAGGGTTTGCTGTTAAAGCTACTAAAGGATCCAAACTCGAAACTGGTTAAACATGTGCAGAATTTAGAGGTTGCTCGGTTAGGCAGAGACACAATAACCAATTCGTTGCCAGCATCCAGTTTGTCTGAGGATAAGCCGGGGAAATTAAAATGTGATGAATCCAGTAGCCGTAAACAGAGAAATTTCTTCCGAAGACGGACCAAGTCACTGGAAAGCTACCCTGTGGCAGAGGATAAAGATCTTCAGATTCATAATAAAATTGTCATACTGAAACCCGGGCAAGCAGGGGCACAGAGCCCTCAAATCGATGCTAGAGTTAGCAGCCTTCGTTTGCAGTCCCCCAACATGGACGATGATAAGGTGCAGAACGATAGAAGTACATCTCAGTTCTCTTTTACAGAAATAAAAAGGAAGCTCAGGCATGCAATTGGGAAGGAACGACAAGGCGTCTCTCCCGATAGATTTAATCTCAAATATAGTCCAAAGCACCAAAATAGCAATAATGGAGACAAAGGCAATACCGGAGAAAATATTTGCTGGAGCTCTCCTAATAGGAACCATTTCTATACTGAAAGGTTTTTAACATCTTCTCCTAGCTTTAAGAAGGGTGAACCTGTTGGAAAGTTGAAGGATGGGGGTTCAGTGGCCGTGAATGAAACCAGTCAATATTCAAGACTAGGGGGATCTAACATCTATGTCGAGGCTAAAAAGCATCTCTCGGAGATGCTGAATAATGGAGGTGAAACCCCGGAGTCAGTAACTCGGCAGTTGCCAAAGTCCCTTGGTAGAATCCTCTCTCTTCCTGAGTATAATAATGGTACCCCTTGCTGCAGCCCTAGAAAATACGGTGATGATATCTTCGTAACAACTCAGATCAAATTGTCTCCCCGTGCCATAATTAGGAATGATGTGAGTGGTCTTTTGCAAGAAAACCCTAACAATCATCCGAGCCCGAGAAAGCAACATTTGGAGAGTCAACCAGATGTCTCTAGTAGCAACTGTGAAGACAAGATACAGTCTCTGGATGCGAGTGATAAAATCACACTCAGAGATGATCAAGAacatttcattgaaattcaatCTGTTGCCGAAGAAACTTTTGATCCTGAAG CTCAAAGCTCGGCTGGAATAGTTGCGGACATTGAAGAAACGGCTGAATCAAAACCTCAGGAAGAGGAAAAGATCATTACTAATTTCACTGAATCATCTAATGATTTGATCGGTGGAGATATTGACAAAGAAAATGCTAGAGAAGTAGACAATACACAAGTTCCTTCTCAGTTGTCGGTAGACTCTTCTCCATGCTTCAAATTG CCTTTTTCTGGTGAAGATCAATTGTTGTCATCTCCAGAGTCCCCCCCACGCGGTCCAGTAAGCACTGAAATTGAAGGTTCCGACTGCGCAGTGGACAAATTTGAGCGACCCAGTCCGATATCTGTCCTTGAGCCATTATTTACAGATGACGACATCAGTCCTGCAAGCAGCACTTCGCAACCAG TTGAAAAAGAAATCCAGCCACGTCATATACATTTTGAAGAACAATCTTCTGCTAGTGACCAAGGAATTTGTACAAGAATTTCCCTCGAGGATGAGGAATCTGCATTTGAGTATGTCGAAGCTGTGCTACTGGGCTCAGGTTTAAACTGGGACGAATTTCTCTTGAGATGGATTTCTATGTATGAAATCCTTGACTCTTCGTTATTTGATGAAGTCGAGTTATTCTCCAGCCGACCCCAACATGATCAGAAACTCCTCTTCGACTGCGCCAATGAAGCTTTAAAAGAGGTGTGTGAGAAATACTTTGGATGCTTTTCTGGGATATCAATGAATATCCAACCAGCTCCAAGAGGGATGGATCTGATCCAAGAGATATGGCAACGTGTTGATTGGCATCTGCTTCAGCTTCCACATCCTCATTCTCTCGACCAGCTGATCAATGCTGACTTGGCAGGATCCAGAAAATGGATGGACCTCCAATTAGACGTCGAGCTTATTGTTTCAGAGATGGGGGAGACCATTTTCACAGAACTGGTGGAGGAAACTGTACTGAACTTTTCGGATGACACGTTGGAGTGTGAGTTTGCAGTGCTCCAAACTGAATCCGATGCCATTGAGGCCACCAACATGTAG